The DNA sequence TCCATTGACTTGCTGTAACTATATCACATTGATTTTATGAGTTGAACAAAAAAAATGCCACCTTGACACATGTCAAAGCTGTGTGTGGGTCATCAAAAGAATACCATCAACAAAGATTCACTGTTTTGATTAACTTTCACATCCACTGTAGGCCCTATGCAAACTACAAGAATGAATGTGTCTCACCTGgaactccctcctctctcagagTCTAGAGTCTCAGCCAGCATCTGTCTATGAGGTCTTGACCCCAGgagcatcagcagcagcagtaaaccGTGAATCTGTCCAGAGGAAAGGAAAAGTAAAGAGAAAGTCAAAGGAATCGGTCAGTGTGAACATACACTAACCAGGAAATATCAATTACTAAAGCCTTGGTTTTGTCATTCCAGATATATTATATTTAATTGTATTCTATTTTTTCTAGTATATTCTATTCCCCAAAATAGATATGAGTAGACCTATAGCTACCAATAATGATGATAAAGAGCTGTTCGAGTTAATGCGGATGCTACTGTCCTGACCTCTCTCCCACAGATGGAGAATGCAACGCTGCAAGGAGAAGGAATATTTGAATGCGTCTATGAGAATTTCTGACCTACTGGCATCTGCACTGTGTTTGGGAATCTATATGCCTCTATTTTCCTGCCTTTGCAATCTCTCTTGTTCTTTTACACAGACCTAAAATCACGTATGTATTTTACCCTGCAACTTCGTGACTTCTGTTGAAAATAAACTGCTCTGTCTCTGGTTGTTATCATCACGGAATGTCTCTGGTTGTCATTTTGTCTAATTAACAGATATCTGCAATATGTCAGATTCATTTTAGCGAGAGATTTTGCAAACAGAACCCCATGTACACCAAAGTCCCACCATAATAAGATTGTATCCAATGAGACTATTAGGCTATTTGGAGTAAGAACCAATCGAAACGCGTCTCCCATCTCTACTTCCTGCTTTGGTTTATTTACGTTTTTCATCTATTGTTGACCATGGCAGCGGAGGGGGACTTTCTGATGAGATATCGTGCTGTATCAAATAAATTGAAAAAGTACGATTTATTACGTTCTTGTCTTTGTTCTAGGTATCCATTCGAGTGACTATGTGTAATGCATGATCGTCTAATCTTTTGAATTGCGAGCCAGGatttcacagctagctagctaacggtagccAGCTAAACTTGCTATCAGTTCCATGGGTCCAAAGAAAAGCCCCAAAagcgttttattttttatttttttactattttttaccaTGTTTTGGCTAAACTCATTAACTAGCTGGCACTAGATAGATAATTAGTTAGCTGTTTCAAATGAATCCTCATCTGTGAATGATAATGATTGTTTATCTAACGTTCGTTTTCTAGCGTTGTAGCTAATCAGGTACTAGAGCAGTGGTTACTAGGCTAACGGTAACTAGCTAACTTAACATGTATGACATTAAGTTGTAATTTCACTTTGCCCACGTTAGACGTTTTCTTCGGAAACCCAATGTAGCAGAAGCAAGTGAGCAGTTTGGTGAGTAGCTAATGTTTCCTGGAAAAAATGACTAATAACCATGTTTCTAACATCTCAGCAATTCATTCATATGTTCATGTTTTCAGATGATGACCCTTACTATTAAGTACACCATTTGCACATTTCTGTTGATTATGTGGCTTGCATCTCACACAGTATTTCTGCTTGGCTGCAGGTCAGTTGGCTAAAGAGCTGAAGCAGCAAGACTGCCTTCAGTATGCAGCCTTCTGTGACCTTGCAATGGCAAGGTAAGTCTCCATCTCTAACTATTGCCCCCTAATCAGAACATATTGTTTGCCCTTATTAATATCATACAGACATGGGTAGCATAGAATGATGGATCAGTATTACCCATTCTCCTCCATTGTAAGTATCCTACAACCAACATTATTTCCTACTACCTATTATAATGTAAATTAGATATCTCACATTACAATATATAATCTATACCTGTTATATCCTACCTGAACCCACAGGTGTGAGCAGACTCTTTTCAATGCACCTGGGGAGGCCCTGGCCCTGACCGATGCTGCCCGGCTCTTCCTGCTCTCTGAGAAGGAGAACAGAGCACTACAAGCCCCAGGCTTCGACGAGCACCTGCAGGCCGCACTCAACTGCTACAGCTTCGCCATCAAGGTAAAAAAAAGACTCCAAATGTTTGACATAATAGAATTGAGATACACAAACAGGTCATAAGTTAAAGGTCAcgaacagtcaaaatcatgtttttcatgaaatttGATTATATTTGGAtaaaaccagatcaaagtatgaaacatgactgttgcttctacattggtcaagtttgatcataaagttactggtctcctcccccatgtcaaacacttttATTTCAGGAGGCGGGATTATTAACGGGATGGGGGACAGCACGTGTTTGCAGAGGGGCATGGTTTATATACGGTACCTAGATAGCTACTTTACTAGTGCATAAtttgactgtagggtgtcagcaaCTATAATTAAAAGTTTACTCttcatctatggcaaagatacttccatctgtgtctggtgttagttACAGTCTAGCTtggtcttcagccagcatggaaccAAAGGGGGGAAGGGCATTCAAAACTCTGACGCAATTGTCATGTCAACACATctgtcagtgctgctgtgaactgCATCACAAGAGACAtagatgtataaaaaaaatattttaaaaaaacacATCATTGATGTAATTTCAATGTTCTATTGAGTTGCTTTATATTTCACCAAATTTGCTTGAGATGATTTaactgcaacactgctcactGCATCCACGTTTCTTGACAGAGGCGTTTCAAAGAGCTGCCAGTCAaggcgagctcatgaatataagcttCCCTATTAAACCAGATGGAACAGGAAGTGAGACAAAAGTGTGCGCAGCATTCAgtctagtttaaccaggtttGGTGAACAACAGCTGTGAAAGGGAAAATGATCAATCAGAATATCTTTATTGGTTTTGCTAGGGCATTTAAATGATAATCTAATCCTCTTTAGTATATTGTTGAATCCTTCTGAAATAACAGCTACAAAGAGATGGACCAAGCATCTGGAGATTTTACTGTATATACCAACATCCCATTTTCCCTGGCCTTTCCCCTAGATTCCTCTGGAGACAGTAGTATAATGCTGTTTTACAAATGTGTTTCAGGTTTACATTGAGATGAACCAGCCTGTCATGGCCGCCAGTCTATCTCTGGAACTTGGCAATGCCCTCAAGGTAATGGACCAAACTGATCACAAAAGATAGAAGAGGAATGGTTGCCAGTCTATGTCAGTCTGTGTGGTGAATTAAGATCATATGATCatccctctcatcttctctctctttgtctctctttgttttctttgtttcgcTGTCTTCTGTTcgctcccccttcctctctcccttcctctctcttctcatcttcaTCTATAGGAGATGAACAGACCAGGTGAGGCCATAGTTCACTACCAGAGAGCAGCAGAACTACAGACACAGCAGCCCATTGAGTCTCTGCTGTCTATGGGAGAGATGGCCACCTGCAAAATACTCACCCGTGAGTACAGTGGTGGGATGTGTGGGGGTTGATGGGTCTGGACCATACGTGAAGATTTGTGTTATTCTTTGTTTTCAACTCCGTATGGAACTCAGAGCCAGGAAactgggttatggtatggggatTACCTTCATGTGGTACAGATGTCAGTTGAAGCGTATACATGTGTTGGTGTCTAGAgtataccagggttggggtcaaaaCCATGTCAATTCCAGTAAGTTGCTTTGGACATGGAATTTCTCCAGAGGAGTGCAATTCAATTTCTGACTTTACTGGAATTGATATTGAACTGAGCCAAACTCTGGTGTTTGTGTTTCTAATCCTAACAACAACATCATGATACTGTAATAGACATTGTCTGTTCTCTGTGTGTCAGGTGACTATGACGGCGCGCTGGCCGTGCTGACAGAGATGCAGCTGATGTGTCAGGAGAGGGGACTCCAGCTGCCCGGCACCAGCACCCCCGTTGGTGAGGCCATAATGGACTGGCCCAACACTTGTGGCTAACTCACCACTCCCTGTGTTAAAGCAGGAAGTTCATGAACTATTCTGAAACTGATAACAGTATGCTTTTCCTCTGCTCATTGTCTTCTTAGGTGCATTTCTGGACATTGTGGCCAAGTGTGAGATTTCCAGAGTAATTTTGCTCATGCTGCTTGAGGTAATCATAGCATAGCGAAGATTGTTGTCCCTTCTTATAACATTACATTTCACTTCACTTGTATTCAATTCCTTCCTACAAACACTTACAGATTTATTTATCTCTGCTAAATTGCGTTATCTCTCTGAAAGCTGAGAAGGAATGTTAATGTCTTTTGCAGCCTCCTCCCCAGAAGTTGTTGCCAGAGCATGCCCAGACCCTGGAGAGATACGCCTGGGAGTCGTTTGACCCTCATAGTCAGGGTAACTACACTACAGCCATTAGTCTAACCTGACTGACCTTaaacactcatacacacagcACTAGCAAGGTTGGGATGGGGAACGAAGttcataattatatatttttaaacatatATTTCCAAACCTCTCATTGTAGTGACCTTCCTACCTGAGAATGTCTTCCTGCTCCTGCAGTCAGTTGTGGTATGTGGCATATTTCCTTACTAGACTATATCATACAAAATAGTTATGTGTTGGCCCTTAATGTCCGGGTGAGAAGATCCAGTGTCTCACATGAGGATTAATAGGAGCATAATTGTAGGACTGAGTCAACTTTAAAGCAAGAAACCATTGTTGCTACATCTTATGAATGAATGGTATATACCTATTgagtcttgaagaatataactttataaatgcctcatgagcttagttcaactgtctgaccccatcagaacccaaaatatgagcttgttttactccaatgtttgtaaacaatgcaaATGTAAACAAAAACTGTACAGCctaacaacatggttaaaactataatgttgatatcatggatggtcagcccTTGCATTCATAGCTCTGTTTATGAATTAGAGTGGTTAtgtttctccaggcccatccctcagcattTTACAAAAACAAAGGCAGGGtgacgctttgttattgttttgattTAAGGATTCTGGCTTTATGCTGATCTATTTTCGTGGTTATGCTGGGCTTTCAAAGTCTTAAGTCTATAACAGTCTATCATTGTGTTGTTGCAGATGGCCTGCCAGGAAAAAGACACAGAGTCCCTCAAGTCTCTTCAACCTGAACTCTGGtaagcaaaaataaataataaaatctgTCATGTGGTAGCTATTTAGCTGCAATACACATTTCAATTGAGTTTTTTTCCTTGTGATTTTCTCATTGATGTCTTGTCTCTAAATTATTTAGAACATTTCCGTAGACTGTAAGGAAAATGGACAGTAAATTCTTCTTCTTCATGCCTCAGGCCTCTTCTCTCAGCAGAGCAGAACCACCTCCTTCACCTGGTGGTGCAAGAGCGGATCACCCCCTCTGGACAGGGGATTTAGTACAGTCCAGATCAACTCACTACACCCCCTCGGAATGACACATAATGGAACATTCCTGTCTCTGTCTTGGTCTGTTGTAGGGCCTCTTGAATAATGTTTTGGTGGGGTTGCATTCACAAACACGTTTTGCGTCTTTTCTAAAAACGTGGGAACTGGACCAAGCATGTCATTGTGAAGGacatactgtacatcttactgcaTCCCCTGTTATGCCTATTAGTGGTCGCAGGATTGCTCTCGTGGTGAAGTCTTGCATCAAATAGTTATTTATTAGAAATATGTTGAATAGATTAAATATGAATGAAAAATATGCTTTTTTTGTAGCGTTTTTATTTTGTTAATAAATTGTATAGTCTGAACAAACATGGCTTAAATTCCAATGTAATTACAAAACAGAATCCCTCTACTGCATTATAATAAATGGTGATATTACATATACCGCATTTACCTCTGTTCCTGGTTTACCTTTTTCACTTGTACAAATTAAAATGTACTTTGATATAGCAGCCAACCAAAACTCAGAATCACACACATGATTAAAATGTACTTTGATATAGCAGCCAACCAAAACTCAGAATCACACAcgtgattaaaatgtattttgatataGAAGCCAACCAAAACTCGGAATCACACACTTGATTAAAATGCACTTAGAATACACGTTACGGCAATTACACAACAAACGGTTACATTGTATTTAGATCAAAAAACAATTACAATTGGTTATAAAATACTtcagttataaaaaaataaaaattcaaaTTCCTTTTAAAACATGTACTGGAAATTAAAGCTTGTTTGCTGATTGTTCAAGTACTGCAACAGGTATGTAGCATACCTTGAAATATACAGTACTATATCAATTACACATTACAAATCTCCCATTTGAACAGGCATGCAGTAGTCTGCATAAAAATTGATTGTGCATACAATTCTTTGGGGTCCGCTCTCCCCCCCTTCTGTACCACCTTCCTCTTCACAAGAAACATCGGAATACTGGGACTGTTAATAAACTAATTAAGACCCctaccctccctccatccctttccAACACA is a window from the Salmo trutta chromosome 38, fSalTru1.1, whole genome shotgun sequence genome containing:
- the LOC115177723 gene encoding factor VIII intron 22 protein isoform X2, which translates into the protein MAAEGDFLMRYRAVSNKLKKRFLRKPNVAEASEQFGQLAKELKQQDCLQYAAFCDLAMARCEQTLFNAPGEALALTDAARLFLLSEKENRALQAPGFDEHLQAALNCYSFAIKVYIEMNQPVMAASLSLELGNALKEMNRPGEAIVHYQRAAELQTQQPIESLLSMGEMATCKILTRDYDGALAVLTEMQLMCQERGLQLPGTSTPVGAFLDIVAKCEISRVILLMLLEPPPQKLLPEHAQTLERYAWESFDPHSQDGLPGKRHRVPQVSST
- the LOC115177723 gene encoding factor VIII intron 22 protein isoform X1; translated protein: MAAEGDFLMRYRAVSNKLKKRFLRKPNVAEASEQFGQLAKELKQQDCLQYAAFCDLAMARCEQTLFNAPGEALALTDAARLFLLSEKENRALQAPGFDEHLQAALNCYSFAIKVYIEMNQPVMAASLSLELGNALKEMNRPGEAIVHYQRAAELQTQQPIESLLSMGEMATCKILTRDYDGALAVLTEMQLMCQERGLQLPGTSTPVGAFLDIVAKCEISRVILLMLLEPPPQKLLPEHAQTLERYAWESFDPHSQVTFLPENVFLLLQSVVMACQEKDTESLKSLQPELWPLLSAEQNHLLHLVVQERITPSGQGI